In a genomic window of Variovorax paradoxus:
- a CDS encoding EAL domain-containing protein codes for MNNVQDPLTGLLARQSFMVVASDWLRSQRGPRQRLVIIEVFGLSIINETQGLASGDQILRDVAFWLGSRFDPTQSVLGRWDGNKFVVLYEACDTECFLASVHRASLGSIGLATDLGRQAEMIRLHVGLCDCRSLDLDDLLTFANEALHESGRSATAPAYRFDEAMHRRLLRRQDVEKDLACAIESGAIGLWYQPIFSGDGRRIQSLEALLRWHHPRQGWTSPEEVVHAATLMGMGETLLQHILQEVCHGLHSLSQADAGFDSVPVAMNVSPREIGSLALRDVLLPTLRREGIAPERLRVEITEESALDSPSTSVQLEALSDDGIGIAVDDFGTGYSSLAMLDAKYVRQVKIDRLLIADLHKSDRRRLLVGSIINLGQALGLEVVGEGVETVEEYEHLRSLGCPLVQGYYLARPSPLESLIAQVRRTGAGLG; via the coding sequence ATGAACAATGTCCAGGATCCGCTCACCGGTTTGCTCGCCCGCCAGAGCTTCATGGTCGTTGCTTCCGATTGGCTCCGCTCGCAGAGGGGACCGCGTCAACGGCTGGTGATCATCGAAGTCTTCGGTCTGTCCATCATCAACGAGACGCAGGGCCTCGCATCGGGCGACCAGATCCTGCGCGACGTCGCCTTCTGGCTCGGGTCCAGGTTCGATCCGACCCAGTCGGTCCTCGGGCGTTGGGACGGCAACAAGTTCGTCGTGCTGTACGAGGCATGCGATACGGAATGCTTCCTCGCGAGCGTCCACCGTGCGAGTCTTGGGTCGATCGGTCTCGCGACCGACCTCGGCAGGCAGGCCGAAATGATCCGACTGCATGTGGGACTCTGCGACTGTCGCTCGCTTGATCTCGACGATCTCCTGACCTTCGCCAATGAGGCCCTTCATGAATCCGGCAGGTCCGCGACGGCGCCGGCCTATCGGTTCGATGAAGCGATGCATCGACGCCTTCTTCGGCGCCAGGACGTCGAGAAAGACCTGGCATGCGCCATCGAATCGGGGGCCATCGGCTTGTGGTACCAGCCTATCTTCAGCGGTGACGGTCGCAGGATCCAGAGTCTGGAGGCCTTGCTCCGCTGGCACCATCCTCGGCAGGGCTGGACGTCGCCCGAGGAGGTGGTCCACGCCGCCACTCTCATGGGCATGGGCGAGACGCTCCTGCAGCATATCCTTCAGGAGGTATGCCACGGCCTGCATTCGCTCTCGCAAGCCGACGCGGGCTTCGACAGCGTGCCCGTCGCGATGAACGTGTCGCCTCGCGAGATAGGGAGCCTTGCCTTGCGCGATGTGCTGCTGCCCACACTTCGGCGCGAAGGCATCGCGCCCGAACGTCTGAGAGTGGAGATCACCGAGGAAAGCGCACTGGATAGTCCGTCGACGTCCGTCCAGCTCGAGGCGCTCTCGGACGACGGCATAGGCATCGCCGTGGACGACTTTGGTACCGGGTACTCGTCCCTGGCAATGCTGGACGCGAAGTACGTGAGGCAGGTCAAGATCGACCGACTGCTGATAGCGGACCTTCACAAGTCCGATCGGCGCAGGCTGTTGGTAGGTTCGATCATCAATCTTGGCCAGGCCCTGGGCTTGGAGGTGGTGGGTGAGGGAGTGGAGACGGTCGAGGAATATGAACACCTCCGATCGCTCGGCTGCCCTCTGGTCCAGGGTTACTACTTGGCGCGCCCGAGCCCGTTGGAATCCTTGATCGCCCAGGTTCGTCGCACAGGGGCCGGGCTGGGCTAG
- a CDS encoding DUF3987 domain-containing protein: MNYPNPANYPVNALGPVLAPAVCQHSFNTGVAVEMIASYARSIAHVGAQDNVDIQRPRCPPSPVSSFDLVSADSSEGKDTASRPFVGFLRKYEDALQERHALARLDRLAEEAAWKAQMRVLNKRLDQAASEGEDLDALKNEHRELMARRPAQAGEPKMLVDNITPGALENLIGEGSKSIFITSTEAGGLLNGRLGRSTDLLNNAWDSTPLVKDRVKEERVVLSDYRVCGHFALQGPVLQSIFARTGHLAHGSGLTARMLLTVPHSTLGGRYLRSDRPLSYDDIDAMGCRMRELFEQGARRREADEARCVIAFSEAAARYFDDIYNEIQANLGRGRILNDVAGHAGKTAEQIARVAGTLHKVEEFQGPLQVDVLERARQIGYWHLDQFLARFGAGQPGDQRIVDSEIVANALHTIAYRGLGYMARAEVRKWCAVPLSTARFDQALQVLIHQGIALLQKRGGRALVAANPWR; the protein is encoded by the coding sequence TTGAACTACCCGAATCCGGCGAACTATCCGGTCAACGCTCTGGGTCCCGTGCTGGCGCCCGCCGTGTGCCAGCACTCGTTCAACACCGGCGTCGCCGTCGAGATGATCGCAAGCTATGCCCGCTCGATCGCGCACGTAGGCGCACAGGACAACGTAGACATCCAGCGCCCGCGCTGTCCGCCCTCGCCGGTGTCGTCCTTCGATCTGGTCAGTGCGGATTCCAGCGAGGGCAAGGACACTGCCTCGCGCCCGTTTGTGGGGTTTCTGCGCAAGTACGAAGACGCACTGCAGGAGCGTCATGCGTTGGCACGACTCGATCGCCTTGCCGAGGAGGCTGCGTGGAAGGCGCAGATGCGCGTGCTGAACAAGCGGCTCGACCAGGCCGCCAGCGAAGGCGAGGATCTCGACGCCCTCAAGAACGAGCACCGGGAGCTGATGGCACGCCGGCCGGCCCAAGCTGGCGAACCGAAGATGCTCGTCGACAACATCACCCCTGGCGCGTTGGAGAATCTGATCGGCGAGGGGTCGAAGTCGATCTTCATCACTTCGACCGAGGCCGGCGGTCTGCTCAACGGTCGACTCGGCCGCTCCACCGACCTGCTCAACAATGCCTGGGACTCCACGCCGCTCGTCAAGGATCGCGTCAAGGAAGAGCGCGTCGTCCTCAGCGACTACCGCGTCTGCGGCCACTTCGCCCTCCAGGGCCCCGTGCTGCAGAGCATCTTCGCCCGCACGGGCCATCTCGCCCATGGAAGCGGGCTAACGGCACGCATGTTGTTGACCGTACCCCATTCGACGCTCGGAGGTCGCTATCTGCGCTCGGATCGCCCGCTGAGCTACGACGACATCGACGCCATGGGCTGTCGTATGCGGGAGCTGTTCGAGCAGGGTGCTCGCCGTCGCGAGGCGGACGAGGCTCGCTGCGTGATCGCCTTCTCCGAAGCGGCGGCGCGCTACTTCGACGACATCTATAACGAAATCCAAGCAAACCTGGGACGCGGCAGGATCCTCAACGATGTCGCGGGACATGCCGGCAAGACCGCCGAGCAGATCGCCCGGGTCGCAGGCACGCTCCACAAGGTCGAAGAGTTCCAAGGCCCGTTGCAGGTCGACGTTCTCGAGCGAGCCCGGCAGATCGGCTACTGGCATCTGGATCAATTCCTGGCGCGGTTCGGCGCGGGTCAACCCGGCGATCAGCGCATCGTCGATTCCGAGATCGTCGCGAACGCTTTGCACACCATCGCCTACCGTGGACTGGGGTATATGGCGCGCGCGGAAGTAAGGAAGTGGTGCGCCGTGCCGTTGTCGACGGCTCGTTTCGATCAAGCGCTGCAGGTCCTGATCCACCAGGGGATCGCGCTGCTGCAGAAGCGCGGCGGTCGTGCCCTCGTGGCGGCGAATCCCTGGCGCTAG
- a CDS encoding inovirus-type Gp2 protein, which translates to MFSLEQLDQLMESEASPRHVIGDAPQTLIRTQEYRVSRSVRRIAQFVRKITDTSDPLFTLSPRPTFPRVRSSLLGDRLQEAVCKDLREFQEYFPCHAYNPYIELLSKAIDANPNILNAFLDLKRARGEEAQEIFRVATHFVEWLRQAAATKEFLAELDARRRQCQKNDASAAKYIDEIFTYRASKNLAVRIDLVVGCEDPDRRGITSTVDAHEARHQFDRFIRHIRKNFPLTGWLCTFEYGSLTGYHFHLLLFFDGHKQWNGEALGYLLGEFWKNKITEGRGRYFNCNAVDYAMNGIGMIWHDDVSKRELLMRNVVSYLTKTDFWLKFEGTHRTFFRGQMLTQEEKDEMGKSGGRPRRQSLPDLEAEAV; encoded by the coding sequence ATGTTCTCATTAGAACAACTCGATCAGTTGATGGAGTCCGAGGCATCGCCGCGTCACGTCATCGGCGACGCACCCCAGACTCTGATCCGTACGCAAGAGTACCGGGTGTCGCGGAGTGTCCGCAGGATTGCCCAGTTCGTTCGCAAGATCACGGACACGAGCGATCCCTTGTTCACCCTCAGCCCCCGACCGACGTTCCCGCGAGTGAGAAGCTCCTTGCTTGGGGACCGGTTGCAGGAAGCCGTGTGCAAGGATCTGCGCGAGTTCCAGGAATACTTCCCCTGCCACGCCTACAACCCGTACATCGAATTGCTGAGCAAGGCGATCGATGCCAATCCCAACATCCTCAATGCATTTCTCGACCTCAAGCGCGCCAGGGGCGAAGAGGCCCAGGAGATCTTCCGTGTGGCGACGCACTTCGTGGAGTGGCTGCGTCAGGCGGCCGCGACGAAGGAGTTCCTGGCCGAGTTGGACGCGCGTCGTCGCCAGTGCCAGAAGAACGACGCGTCCGCCGCCAAGTACATCGACGAGATCTTCACCTATCGGGCCTCGAAGAATCTGGCCGTCCGCATCGACCTGGTGGTCGGCTGCGAGGATCCAGACCGTCGAGGCATCACGAGCACCGTGGACGCGCACGAGGCTCGCCATCAGTTCGATCGCTTCATTCGCCATATCCGGAAGAACTTTCCTCTGACCGGCTGGTTGTGCACCTTCGAGTACGGTTCCCTCACGGGCTATCACTTCCACCTGCTCCTCTTCTTCGATGGTCACAAGCAGTGGAATGGGGAGGCGTTGGGATACCTGCTCGGTGAGTTCTGGAAGAACAAGATCACCGAGGGCCGGGGGCGTTACTTCAACTGCAACGCGGTCGACTACGCGATGAATGGCATCGGCATGATCTGGCACGACGACGTGAGCAAGCGAGAGCTGCTCATGAGGAACGTGGTCTCGTACCTGACGAAGACCGACTTCTGGCTCAAGTTCGAAGGTACGCATAGGACCTTCTTCCGCGGCCAGATGCTCACGCAGGAGGAGAAGGACGAGATGGGCAAGTCGGGCGGTCGACCCCGCAGACAAAGCCTCCCCGATCTCGAAGCCGAGGCGGTCTGA
- a CDS encoding NERD domain-containing protein, which produces MKIQNKREIDLQLRILSNHTGDRIKEHAELRGRRYEEAKTRRQDSEEARIRARWNMIAAPVKAFSDREFAKGLGLIFDSIVTPLPGLAPIAVMEPPGTEEQRWTAGRKGESDVTRFLSRNLDDRWILLVGYQGARGEIDHVLIGPSGVCAVEVKHYKGLISCSALKWTRRKRAANGYVYPTEEVLQDAGGRSPSRQLNEAADALQSSLDRRFGKGRVRRGIVLSNLAAELDQIHELGIDFLTRLKGWNLDKTLGTQPRISMETVDAIARFLAQDHQLNVYRKNL; this is translated from the coding sequence GTGAAAATACAGAACAAACGGGAAATCGACTTGCAGCTGAGAATTTTGTCAAACCATACGGGAGACCGGATCAAGGAGCACGCTGAATTGCGTGGCAGGCGATACGAAGAAGCGAAGACTCGTCGCCAGGATTCCGAAGAGGCGCGCATTCGGGCGCGTTGGAACATGATTGCCGCACCCGTGAAAGCCTTTTCCGATCGTGAGTTCGCGAAGGGGTTGGGCCTGATCTTCGACAGCATTGTGACCCCGCTGCCTGGGCTTGCTCCGATAGCTGTGATGGAGCCTCCTGGCACCGAGGAGCAGCGGTGGACAGCGGGCCGCAAGGGCGAGTCGGATGTTACCCGTTTCCTTTCAAGAAATCTGGATGATCGTTGGATTCTTCTTGTGGGATATCAGGGCGCGCGCGGGGAGATCGATCACGTACTCATCGGACCCTCGGGTGTTTGTGCTGTCGAGGTCAAGCACTACAAGGGCCTCATCTCCTGTTCTGCATTGAAGTGGACTAGGCGAAAACGTGCCGCGAATGGATATGTATATCCCACGGAGGAAGTCCTGCAGGATGCTGGAGGGCGAAGTCCTAGCAGGCAGCTGAATGAAGCAGCGGATGCCCTACAGAGCTCGCTCGATCGAAGATTTGGGAAAGGACGTGTTCGCAGAGGAATCGTTCTCTCGAATCTAGCTGCCGAACTGGATCAGATCCACGAGTTGGGCATCGACTTCTTGACGCGTCTGAAAGGTTGGAACCTCGATAAGACTCTCGGTACCCAGCCTCGAATCTCAATGGAGACCGTCGACGCGATCGCTCGTTTCCTTGCCCAAGATCATCAACTCAACGTTTACCGAAAAAATCTATGA
- a CDS encoding YqaJ viral recombinase family protein: protein MTRMGSAGEHAEMPWGIDSLDAPAALGFSPAKSPVRLWKEIVDRLDLSRPELGERVKGGTSSHWSRVIETLLRGHYAVRTGYRLQRTKQSRHAEHPWMLGGWADHVARSAQVELLMCLSVGSSEVALWCDEMPLDIRACALHELVVASAKAIDVMVLLGGRDLQVHRVRVEPRAVGELVAREAAFWECVQARRPPSADIALDSRVLLDLPIERIDNEFLALRSCS from the coding sequence ATGACCCGTATGGGTTCTGCCGGCGAGCATGCCGAGATGCCCTGGGGCATCGATTCGCTCGACGCTCCCGCGGCTCTTGGTTTCAGCCCCGCGAAGTCGCCCGTACGGCTTTGGAAGGAAATAGTGGACCGCCTGGATCTGTCCCGACCCGAACTCGGCGAGAGGGTAAAGGGCGGCACATCCAGTCATTGGAGCCGAGTGATCGAGACCCTGTTGCGTGGGCACTATGCCGTGCGCACCGGATACAGATTGCAGCGCACTAAACAAAGCAGACATGCCGAACATCCTTGGATGCTTGGCGGATGGGCCGACCACGTAGCTAGATCGGCTCAAGTCGAACTTCTGATGTGCTTGTCCGTCGGGTCGTCCGAGGTCGCGCTCTGGTGCGACGAGATGCCGCTCGATATCCGAGCGTGCGCGCTCCACGAGCTTGTTGTCGCGTCCGCGAAGGCGATCGACGTCATGGTGCTGCTTGGAGGGCGCGACCTGCAGGTTCATCGCGTCCGGGTCGAACCTCGGGCAGTTGGAGAACTGGTAGCTCGCGAGGCAGCATTCTGGGAATGTGTGCAGGCGCGGCGCCCTCCATCGGCCGACATCGCCCTGGATTCCAGGGTTCTGCTCGACCTGCCGATCGAGCGCATCGACAACGAGTTCCTCGCTTTGCGGTCGTGCTCATAG
- a CDS encoding DUF932 domain-containing protein codes for MSTAIHSTVLNEKAGRQRPGHALEAHQSVEAWAQKAGMDWTIKEAPVRFEAEEGRAAESLRLYESQKVLYRSDSKQPLSVVSSRYQVVQPLEVLEFYRDLTELSGYELETAGILKGGRKFWALARTGREAVLKGSDLVRGYLLLATSCDGSIATIATPTTIRVACENSLTAALGTAQGAVKVSHSTAFDADAVKRELGVAVAGWDEFMFRMRTLADRKVKASEASGFFLKVLCNAEREAAGDQKLFNERALKKVQGLYDGQGRGADLSSAKNTAWGLLNAVTEFVDHERRARNDDYRLDSAWFGQGAALKDRALKIALELAS; via the coding sequence ATGTCTACTGCTATCCATTCCACCGTGCTCAATGAAAAGGCGGGGCGTCAACGCCCGGGCCACGCCTTGGAAGCACACCAATCGGTCGAGGCCTGGGCCCAAAAGGCCGGCATGGACTGGACCATCAAGGAGGCTCCCGTGCGGTTCGAGGCCGAGGAGGGCAGGGCGGCAGAGTCGCTGCGTCTCTACGAGTCGCAGAAGGTGCTCTACCGCAGCGACTCGAAGCAGCCGTTGTCAGTCGTTAGCAGCCGATACCAGGTCGTGCAACCGCTGGAAGTGCTCGAGTTCTACCGGGATCTCACCGAGCTTTCCGGCTACGAGCTGGAGACGGCGGGCATCCTGAAGGGCGGGCGAAAGTTCTGGGCGCTGGCGCGCACGGGACGCGAGGCTGTCCTGAAGGGCAGCGATCTCGTCCGCGGCTACTTGCTGTTGGCGACGTCCTGTGACGGGTCGATCGCCACCATCGCCACGCCGACGACCATCCGTGTGGCTTGCGAGAACTCGCTCACCGCGGCGTTGGGGACCGCTCAAGGGGCCGTCAAGGTCTCACACAGCACGGCCTTCGATGCCGACGCGGTCAAGCGCGAACTCGGTGTGGCGGTCGCCGGCTGGGACGAGTTCATGTTCCGAATGCGCACGCTGGCCGACCGAAAGGTCAAGGCGAGCGAGGCTTCGGGCTTCTTTCTCAAGGTCCTATGCAACGCCGAGCGTGAGGCCGCGGGCGATCAGAAGCTCTTCAACGAGCGGGCGCTGAAGAAGGTCCAGGGCCTGTACGACGGGCAGGGGCGGGGGGCAGACCTTTCCTCGGCGAAGAATACGGCGTGGGGACTGCTCAACGCCGTGACGGAGTTCGTCGATCACGAGCGCAGGGCTCGGAACGACGACTACCGCCTCGACAGCGCCTGGTTCGGGCAGGGGGCGGCGTTGAAGGACCGCGCACTCAAGATCGCCTTGGAGCTCGCATCATGA
- a CDS encoding helix-turn-helix transcriptional regulator: MPVGSKSHIDSSLPLFSRRLKEARLRADLSQEQLGVVAGVDEFSASARVNQYERGKHTPDVLMASHLAKVLAVPLSYFWAEDDDEAELLLLYHRLSQRNRRQALRLLQDSFPSAAA; encoded by the coding sequence ATGCCGGTTGGCTCCAAATCGCACATCGACTCCTCCCTCCCGCTGTTTTCCCGGCGGCTGAAGGAAGCGCGGTTGCGCGCCGACCTGTCACAAGAACAGCTTGGCGTTGTGGCGGGGGTTGACGAGTTTTCGGCGAGTGCCCGCGTGAACCAGTACGAACGGGGAAAGCACACGCCTGATGTTCTGATGGCCTCGCACTTGGCGAAAGTACTCGCCGTTCCGTTGTCATACTTTTGGGCAGAGGACGACGACGAGGCAGAACTGCTCCTGCTTTATCACAGGCTCTCCCAAAGAAATCGACGACAGGCGCTGCGACTTCTTCAAGATAGCTTTCCTTCTGCAGCCGCGTAG
- a CDS encoding J domain-containing protein: MNYYDVLGVRPSASDQEIELAYRSRRTQYHPDKYAGADAETMKWATAKMQEVNAAYAVLSDAGQRRAFNESARGATQEKASQARERSAQTGKNTHTGQADSRGEPHANKRVALSLREMLQQRLAPYRGFSRTYFAPAIPAKKLAAARGNYAMDIKEEDVLVMMDATVFGGAKEGLILTNEGIRIKELMVSPIDWQWKDVRALEVRGTALRINGHQMADNTMVDKPEMQRLFAVVQEFLRQLSGPVSGSRDAHAPQFSQSETPWNDPAQCQVLYVAAKEHLLELSKLLEPVEQEVGEEWLDRQALAELFELSREAFSDPRKARLAYRWVLAVGRLCEAAVASLNRGGTPLDPEVQRGDWDEPVVISDLRSMLERLLAVIQVEREEERADRFFER, encoded by the coding sequence ATGAACTACTACGACGTCCTGGGCGTGCGCCCGAGTGCCTCTGATCAGGAGATCGAGCTCGCCTACAGAAGCCGCAGGACTCAATACCACCCGGACAAGTACGCCGGCGCGGACGCCGAGACCATGAAATGGGCAACGGCGAAAATGCAGGAGGTCAACGCTGCCTATGCCGTTCTGTCCGACGCTGGCCAACGCAGAGCCTTCAACGAGAGCGCTCGTGGGGCCACGCAGGAGAAAGCCAGCCAAGCCCGGGAGCGCTCCGCGCAGACCGGCAAGAACACCCATACCGGGCAGGCGGATAGTCGCGGGGAGCCGCACGCGAACAAGCGGGTGGCGCTGAGCCTGCGGGAGATGCTGCAACAACGTCTTGCGCCGTACCGAGGGTTCAGCCGCACCTACTTCGCTCCCGCAATACCCGCGAAAAAGCTTGCCGCGGCGCGAGGAAACTATGCGATGGACATCAAGGAGGAAGACGTTCTGGTCATGATGGATGCCACCGTGTTTGGTGGTGCCAAGGAAGGCCTGATCCTGACCAATGAAGGCATCCGTATCAAGGAACTCATGGTGTCGCCGATCGACTGGCAGTGGAAGGATGTTCGGGCCCTGGAGGTGCGAGGCACCGCGCTTCGCATCAACGGGCATCAGATGGCCGACAACACGATGGTCGACAAACCGGAAATGCAGCGTCTGTTCGCGGTGGTGCAGGAATTCCTGAGGCAGCTCAGTGGTCCCGTCTCAGGAAGCCGCGACGCGCATGCGCCGCAGTTCTCTCAGTCCGAGACGCCCTGGAATGATCCGGCTCAGTGCCAGGTGCTCTACGTGGCGGCCAAGGAACATCTGCTCGAACTGTCGAAGCTCCTCGAGCCGGTGGAGCAAGAGGTGGGTGAGGAATGGCTCGATCGCCAAGCGCTCGCAGAGCTCTTCGAACTGTCTCGTGAGGCGTTCAGCGACCCCAGGAAGGCGCGCTTGGCATACCGATGGGTTCTGGCGGTGGGGCGGTTGTGCGAAGCCGCGGTCGCATCCCTGAACCGCGGCGGCACGCCGCTCGACCCAGAGGTCCAGCGCGGCGACTGGGACGAGCCGGTGGTCATCAGCGATCTGCGATCCATGCTGGAGCGGCTGTTGGCCGTCATTCAAGTAGAACGCGAGGAGGAGAGGGCGGATCGATTCTTCGAGAGGTAA